The following coding sequences are from one Oncorhynchus clarkii lewisi isolate Uvic-CL-2024 chromosome 20, UVic_Ocla_1.0, whole genome shotgun sequence window:
- the LOC139375958 gene encoding retinol-binding protein 1-like has translation MPVDLNGYWKMISNDNFEEYMKALDVNVAIRKIANLLKTDKDISVDGDHMVIKTLSTFKNYNMDFHVGKEFEEDLSGVDDRKCMTTISWEGDKLVCVQKGEKEGRGWTHWVEGDKLYLELRVCGVVCKQAFQKT, from the exons ATGCCAGTTGACCTGAATGGGTATTGGAAAATGATCTCCAATGACAACTTTGAGGAGTACATGAAAGCCCTCG ATGTAAATGTTGCCATTAGGAAAATTGCCAACTTGTTGAAGACTGACAAAGACATCAGTGTTGATGGTGATCACATGGTCATCAAGACCCTCAGTACCTTTAAGAACTACAACATGGATTTCCATGTTGGCAAGGAGTTTGAGGAGGATCTGTCAGGGGTCGATGACAGAAAATGCATG ACAACTATCTCATGGGAGGGGGACAAGCTGGTGTGTGTtcagaagggagagaaggagggccGAGGCTGGACCCATTGGGTGGAGGGAGATAAGCTTTATTTG GAGCTGAGAGTTTGTGGAGTTGTGTGCAAGCAGGCTTTCCAGAAAACCTAA